GAAGTACTTTGTCTTGGGGGTAACAGGTGTCTTCTGttgtggaaaaacagaaatgaatatgaaaatgaatcaaCAGCATGTGAAGTGTTTGCGGCAActaaactgtatgtgtgtagatGTTTGTATTCATACCGTTGACTCTCTGCGTACCACTGGGCTGTCCTCCCCTCCGTTATTCAGAGCAGACACAGGCTCCAGAATATTAAAGGGAACAAATCCAATCTGTCCAAATCGATTTCGACATTTCCACCATCGATTTGATGACTCAATGGCCTAAGGAAAGATTCACAAATCAGCTGTGTCTTGTGATATACACTCCAACAGGTATGTTACCACCTATAATTTTAATTAAGGGTGTCTACCTCTAGTATTTCTCCATGTAACACAGAGAGCTCACTGCTATTTCTTGCCACAAAGTCATAACTGCAGCAGTAAAGCATATCACCCTCTGGTAGGAGCCCATTTTCACCTCTGAAAtagaaatgtcatttaaaatatatgcaaactgtaaaaaaataaagcaattttCACAAATTGAAGTCAGATATGAGTGTGCCTAACCTCTGATGAGTTACATGGAAATAAGTTGTTAATCAGATCCAGACAGGTTATTAGGTAACATACTGGAATTTGGCTGGCATTGTCATTCCTactataaaaacataattatgcCTTGTTCTTTTTCTCAATGTCTACAGACTTACACTCCAACAGCCTCTTCACCAGGGCCGTCTACTTTGTCCTGTTGAATTTGTGTCTCCCTACTCTCCCTGAAGGCGTCCTGTTTGTGCTGCAACTCAATGGGGTCTTCGAGAGTCTGACCAGATGAGTCATAGAGCTGAGGCTGCCAGCCATCCAGGAAGACAGGTGAGTATGGAGGAACAGACACACTGAGGTGTGAACtggggaaggaaggaaggaggatcTTGTTAGATCAACATGACATTTACAAACCATGATTGtaaacacatatataaacacacagaccgTGGTGAAGTCCAGTTGGGTCCTAATGAAGTCCAGAGTGCCTTTTCCTGCTCAGTCAGATGCTCCTGGAGAAGTGAAACTGAACTGCTGGTCATAGCAGGACTAACTACTGATGCACCTAATGCAGGCCCTCCAGTGGTTTTTACCATCTGTGAAAGAAAAGGTAACTATACTTAGTATCACAGGGACTGAGAAATGACTAAATCAAACTTTAAAAGGTCTGACCAGACTAAGAGGCACAAAGATGTGATGTAGCAGTTCTGTTGCGTCAGGCCGTGAGATGGATGATTTCACACAGTCCTAAATAGACAAGCAAATAGGATAATTTCTCGTttcatttttccaaaaatatcATCCTAAATTTCTAGAGTTATTTCATTGCTTAATTATCACAAGTCTAATCTCACCAGCAGACAGAGGGAGTACTTGATTTTCTGAAAGAGGCCCACAAATTCTTCCTGTGATGGAGGGCAAGCTTTCATGGTCAACAAGTCATCTACACAGAGAAAGGTACAGTCACATCATCTTCCAGGatacatattaaaaacacaatcactgCTGTTATTACACAGGTAGTGATTTTGGTTTTTCTAGTGTCAACACTTTGGAAGCTGCCTATTTACAGA
This genomic window from Mastacembelus armatus chromosome 8, fMasArm1.2, whole genome shotgun sequence contains:
- the eps8l1a gene encoding epidermal growth factor receptor kinase substrate 8-like protein 1a isoform X2; its protein translation is MSLLPVATQILSKRMVPMGCQITHLSPMQRVKCVFPHQEILNHCFDDVERFMLRLQQTAEAQSVLNQRKKRSRKSKKKENENDDLLTMKACPPSQEEFVGLFQKIKYSLCLLDCVKSSISRPDATELLHHIFVPLSLMVKTTGGPALGASVVSPAMTSSSVSLLQEHLTEQEKALWTSLGPNWTSPRSHLSVSVPPYSPVFLDGWQPQLYDSSGQTLEDPIELQHKQDAFRESRETQIQQDKVDGPGEEAVGVGENGLLPEGDMLYCCSYDFVARNSSELSVLHGEILEAIESSNRWWKCRNRFGQIGFVPFNILEPVSALNNGGEDSPVVRRESTKTPVTPKTKYFSYAPSSPVGTSPTATSPVRPQTMVFPSSAMREDGDRVLIMNDELLQRLAGKRGSGHPLVVPRTADPTATLNYQSPPDEVKAWLTGKGFSPQTIQSLGDLTGAQLFSLNKRELCTVSPEGGARVYSQLMVQKSILEDAAKATELETMMQKQKQKIDLKYESEVL
- the eps8l1a gene encoding epidermal growth factor receptor kinase substrate 8-like protein 1a isoform X1, whose protein sequence is MSAKRPPVVPKKPSGVQVMVTPGNEPPPSGYTNFVKENGTHGVSNNTSLPNAKSEVEILNHCFDDVERFMLRLQQTAEAQSVLNQRKKRSRKSKKKENENDDLLTMKACPPSQEEFVGLFQKIKYSLCLLDCVKSSISRPDATELLHHIFVPLSLMVKTTGGPALGASVVSPAMTSSSVSLLQEHLTEQEKALWTSLGPNWTSPRSHLSVSVPPYSPVFLDGWQPQLYDSSGQTLEDPIELQHKQDAFRESRETQIQQDKVDGPGEEAVGVGENGLLPEGDMLYCCSYDFVARNSSELSVLHGEILEAIESSNRWWKCRNRFGQIGFVPFNILEPVSALNNGGEDSPVVRRESTKTPVTPKTKYFSYAPSSPVGTSPTATSPVRPQTMVFPSSAMREDGDRVLIMNDELLQRLAGKRGSGHPLVVPRTADPTATLNYQSPPDEVKAWLTGKGFSPQTIQSLGDLTGAQLFSLNKRELCTVSPEGGARVYSQLMVQKSILEDAAKATELETMMQKQKQKIDLKYESEVL